The genomic stretch CATCGCGTATACAAAGAAATTCGCAAATACAGCACCCAGCCCGATCGCCCGCTGCAAAAATGTCTGCGCAAGTGGCAACCCGCGTTGGACGAAATGTATCAGAGTCATGAATTTTTGAAAAAATGGGCAATTCCGCTGAAAAGATGTGTACAATAAGCATAGACTGAGAAGACAAGCGAGGTATTGTACACATGCTGCATGCATTGATCGAATGGCTCTCCAGCATCGCGACAGGGCTGATCGAAACATTTGGGCACTGGGGCATCTTTTGGGGAATGTTGATCGAAAGCGCCTGCATCCCGCTGCCGAGCGAGGTTATCATGCTGTACGGCGGCTTTAAGGCAGAAGAGGGCTTGCTCTCGTTCTGGCCGGTCGTCTGGGCAGGTGTGTTCGGCAATTTGGTAGGGTCGGTGCTCACCTATTGGATCGGAGCCAACGGCGGACGACAGTTCTTGCAAAAATATGGCAAGTATGTGCTGATCAACGAAAAGCACATTCATACCGCCGACCGCTGGTTTGCAAAATATGGCGATTGGGCCGCGTTTTTTGGACGCAATCTGCCCGTCATCCGCACATTCATCTCGCTGCCCGCCGGGATTGCGCGGATGAACTTCTGGAAATTCACAATCTTCACCTTCATCGGCTGCATACCGTGGAACTGGGCGCTGACTTGGGCCGGTTTCAAACTCGGGACCAACTGGCACGCCGTCGAACCGTACATCAAGCCGTTCTCCTACGGCATCTTGGGTCTTTTGATCGTCGCGGTGCTCTGGTTTCTCTTCAAAAGCCTGCGCTCCCGCTTGGCACATTAATTCAACCAAAACAAAACCCGCGCCTGCAAGTTGCAGGACGCGGGTTTTTGCTTATGCATTCGCAGCTTTCGTCTCGCCTGAGCGGCTGACATAAATGCGATAGAACACAAAGGCCAGCACAGTCAGGATGACACCTGCAATGTACGGCGAGTTGATCGACAGCACGTAGACCGCTCCTCCAAGTGGCGGGCCACCGATCCGGCCCAAAGATTCGAAGGAGGACAATAACCCCGTAGCGGCGCCTTGTCCAACTGTCGTGCGCTTCGAGATCAATGCTGAGACGGCCGGACGAATCAGACCGTTGCCAATTCCAAAAATGGACAGGAACAGCGCTGCCGTCCAAAACGAGTTGGTTAACAGAATCAAGGCAAAGCCGATCGCCGAGATGAGCAGGCCGAGTTGGATGACCATGCCTTCACCGCGCTTCTTGATCAGTCTGCCGACCAAACCGCCTTGAACGAATGCCCCTGCCAGCCCCATGATCATGAAGATGTAGCCGAGGTGCAGCGTATCAAGACCCGCCTTGTCGGCCGCAAAGTAGGCAAACGTGCCTTCGAGCGCCGACAGCGAGAAGGTGACGAAGAACATCAGTACATAGAGATAGGACAGCGAGCCAGAAAATGCTTTCCAGCGCGGCTCTGCCACACCTTTTTTCATGCGCTTTTCAGGCGGCAACGACTCTTTGAGCACGAAGAGCACGAATAGGAACGTGATC from Tumebacillus algifaecis encodes the following:
- a CDS encoding DedA family protein → MLHALIEWLSSIATGLIETFGHWGIFWGMLIESACIPLPSEVIMLYGGFKAEEGLLSFWPVVWAGVFGNLVGSVLTYWIGANGGRQFLQKYGKYVLINEKHIHTADRWFAKYGDWAAFFGRNLPVIRTFISLPAGIARMNFWKFTIFTFIGCIPWNWALTWAGFKLGTNWHAVEPYIKPFSYGILGLLIVAVLWFLFKSLRSRLAH
- a CDS encoding MFS transporter, encoding MFLVMLGFGIIIPVMPFFAEELGASPFQLGLLMASYSVMQFLFAPMWGGISDRIGRKPVILIGISGLALSFFLFAVSDQLWMLFVSRILAGFLSSANMPTVMAYVADITSPENRGKGMGMIGASVGLGFIFGPAIGGIFSAESYSTPFFIAGFVSAITFLFVLFVLKESLPPEKRMKKGVAEPRWKAFSGSLSYLYVLMFFVTFSLSALEGTFAYFAADKAGLDTLHLGYIFMIMGLAGAFVQGGLVGRLIKKRGEGMVIQLGLLISAIGFALILLTNSFWTAALFLSIFGIGNGLIRPAVSALISKRTTVGQGAATGLLSSFESLGRIGGPPLGGAVYVLSINSPYIAGVILTVLAFVFYRIYVSRSGETKAANA